A single Opisthocomus hoazin isolate bOpiHoa1 chromosome 1, bOpiHoa1.hap1, whole genome shotgun sequence DNA region contains:
- the ENDOD1 gene encoding endonuclease domain-containing 1 protein, with protein sequence METSVVFLLCVSVFPGFSQGRVVGEDETGFAECNTFFPGQVPPEGFTEPFHVKICQQYNKEPRFATLYSTKDKIPLYSAFKYTKPGRSEEENWLVEPQIDDPENDLREMVHEADLVGTVANLGTNQALTSDYVGSGYVRGLLNPSLLNEEDFQMATYTLTNAVPLSPSLSKSWHRDIGRVVEQALVPHCSKKNHLYLLAGAIPSSVRVKGKVSVPETLWLAACCEAPEGWSLGLVKKMNDENSLVDLTVGELEKQLLAGVHLFKGHCGEDNKSQEKTAVLQAVSQIRSGEQVGTSDNQETKDGGLVRKVAGIIATPFIRLLELLIYVFVELVKFVFYFLWLVIKRVGGTILGGVYNLWNGVVSYFKAISMVLISIPYDIGRVIVNICLGFLQIVQDVVSLTYMILRIPVGFVLHLAAFPYHSICAIPSVLKDMATGIGGTFSLVIDATAALLHGFYYLAGHIVKRFVPKGSSDD encoded by the exons ATGGAGACGTCAGTTGTATTTTTGCTTTGCGTCTCGGTTTTCCCAGGCTTTTCCCAGGGCAGAGTTGTTGGAGAGGATGAAACTGGTTTTGCCGAGTGTAACACATTCTTCCCCGGACAAGTCCCACCCGAAGGATTTACGGAGCCGTTCCACGTGAAAATCTGTCAGCAGTACAACAAAGAGCCGCGCTTTGCAACCCTCTACAGTACTAAGGACAAAATCCCTCTTTACTCAGCTTTTAAGTATACAAAGCCAGGCCGAAGCGAGGAGGAGAACTGGCTGGTTGAACCGCAG ATAGATGATCCAGAAAACGACCTGCGTGAGATGGTGCATGAAGCTGATCTAGTTGGCACTGTGGCCAACCTTGGTACCAATCAAGCCCTGACCTCAGACTACGTGGGCTCTGGTTATGTGAGAGGGCTGCTCAATCCCAGCTTGCTCAACGAGGAGGATTTCCAGATGGCCACTTACACGCTCACGAATGCTGTGCCTCTGAGCCCGTCTCTGAGCAAAAGCTGGCACAGAGACATTGGAAGGGTAGTGGAGCAAGCTCTGGTCCCTCACTGCTCCAAGAAGAATCATCTGTACCTCCTTGCAGGCGCAATTCCTTCCAGTGTCCGAGTGAAAGGCAAGGTGTCAGTGCCAGAGACCCTCTGGCTGGCAGCCTGCTgtgaggctccagaggggtggtcCCTGGGactagtgaaaaaaatgaatgatGAAAACAGCTTGGTGGACCTCACGGTGggagagctggagaagcagcttctAGCAGGAGTTCACTTGTTCAAGGGCCACTGTGGGGAAGACAACAAAAGCCAGGAGAAAACAGCAGTACTGCAAGCTGTCAGTCAGATCCGCTCTGGAGAGCAAGTAGGAACAAGTGACAACCAGGAGACCAAAGACGGCGGCTTGGTGAGAAAAGTGGCTGGCATCATTGCTACCCCTTTCATCAGACTTCTGGAACTCCTCATCTACGTGTTTGTGGAGCTGGTgaaatttgtgttttattttctctggCTTGTTATCAAGCGAGTTGGTGGAACAATTCTGGGTGGAGTCTATAACCTGTGGAACGGGGTGGTGTCCTACTTTAAAGCCATCAGCATGGTGCTCATCAGCATCCCCTATGACATCGGGAGGGTCATTGTCAACATCTGCCTCGGCTTCCTGCAGATTGTTCAAGATGTGGTGTCCCTCACCTACATGATCCTGCGCATCCCCGTGGGATTTGTCCTTCACCTCGCTGCTTTCCCTTACCACTCCATCTGTGCCATTCCCTCTGTCCTCAAAGACATGGCCACCGGGATCGGGGGCACCTTCTCGCTGGTCATCGATGCCACAGCCGCCCTTCTGCACGGCTTTTATTACCTGGCTGGCCACATAGTCAAACGATTTGTTCCTAAAGGCTCCTCTGATGACTGA